The Gemmatimonadota bacterium sequence GGTGGCTTCATCAACGGCGTGAAAGGAATCAGACCCGAATGCCTCGCTATGAACTCAGCTTAGCTCCTGAAGATATAAATTTCGCGCACTATCAGTGAGTGACACGGCATCGAGACCACCGGGACGGAGAGCAAATTTCGCACGTTCGTCACCTGCTAAAATAAAAAATTCAGGATGGCTTTTGACGATTTGGGTTACCGTTTCTGAAGGAATTTGGAGAGCTCTTGCAATGCCTCCAGGTGTGCGCCAATCACCCCTGGAATGATAGATCACTTTGACAATATCCCTTATCGTTCCTCGTTCATTTTGAGCCATTTTTTCGCTCCTTTCCAGCACCAACATCCTTGTTATCGCAACTTAACTCGTCTCGCTCCCCTTTTTGGAAATCGCGTTACTCATCTAACAGATGTTGAAATGCTTCAAGACTGACCACCTGTATCGCCGAGCGGTGCAACTGCTTGAGACGTTGCAAATCGTTGATAGCGGCAATGTGAGCAGATATAGGGTGTGACTCAGACATATCAAATCGAATCTCTAACACTTCGAGGATATCTTCAAGCGTGCTTTTTCTTTCGCCTTGCTCAAAACTTTCCTCTCTACTTTGTTGGGTAAGGGATTGAAAAAGTGATGATTCGCGGATCAGATCCATGATGCCCTCCTTGAAAATAATATCAGAAATCGTTTCAGACGCATATACCAACTCGCTCAACGCCACCATCCCTGCCAGATAATCCGCCCTATATGACCGAGCGATGGGGCGCGTCCGAGCCGTATGAATACACTGATGCAACCATACATCCGAGGCCATCCCTTCAGGTGGCTTCATCAACGGCGTAAAAGGGATTAGCCCTGAATCTCCCGAATTGAGAACGCGCTCGCCTTCTATCTCAATCAGTCTGATCACGCGATACCGAATCGTGATTTCGTAGCCGAGATGCTCCTGGATATAGTGCCCGGGATCGTGCTGCCCAGCATTGGGACGCAGGTAGATCACATTGGAATATATCGGCAGGCCGTGTTGCCGAATAGCATGTCCAATATAGCCCGCCATGCGGCGTGGCATAGGCGGATTGGTGCTGTCCGTGGTTTGAAACTCGTTATGGACTAATACCTCCTCACCATCGATATGCACGCGAATCAGGCTATCGGTTTGGCGTGCTTCAACAGTGAGTTGCTCTGTGTCAATGACTGCAAGAACTTCAACGTCCTCGCGTCCGAGAGTAAAGCCAGCAAAGTCACTGGGGTATTTCTGAATCAGATGTTTGGAAATCGTATCAAATTCGGCCATGTGAGATGCTTGGTCTGAGGGTTGGTCGTATTTTGGACAAACGCAACAGTCAGAACTCAAGCAAATATCAGGCCAAAAAATGAAATCATCACAAAATTACGCAACAAAAGGAGGCTCGACAGAAACGCAGGCACCTCGTTATGCTTTCAATATGCAGTATTGTGCTCTTGTTCACAACTTGAATTTGTGAATTGTCTGTTGAAGCGAAGATAGTGGAGCACAAGCATTGGCGGCAAAAGTGTAAATTTTGAGCGATGGATGAGTGGTATGGTGAAAAATATGCACTTCTCATCATGCCGCGATGACAACCCAAACCTCCAGGATTAAGTCAAAAGTAAAGAAAGCCCATTGATCGGTAGTGATCAATGGGCTTTCTTATTTTC is a genomic window containing:
- a CDS encoding Rpn family recombination-promoting nuclease/putative transposase, producing the protein MAEFDTISKHLIQKYPSDFAGFTLGREDVEVLAVIDTEQLTVEARQTDSLIRVHIDGEEVLVHNEFQTTDSTNPPMPRRMAGYIGHAIRQHGLPIYSNVIYLRPNAGQHDPGHYIQEHLGYEITIRYRVIRLIEIEGERVLNSGDSGLIPFTPLMKPPEGMASDVWLHQCIHTARTRPIARSYRADYLAGMVALSELVYASETISDIIFKEGIMDLIRESSLFQSLTQQSREESFEQGERKSTLEDILEVLEIRFDMSESHPISAHIAAINDLQRLKQLHRSAIQVVSLEAFQHLLDE